In the genome of Coleofasciculus chthonoplastes PCC 7420, one region contains:
- a CDS encoding MBOAT family O-acyltransferase has product MLFNSFAFLVFFLITFSIYYLPACKNLQIPILIVASLIFYSWDNPMLVILLIISMLLNGFTSFRVAHAADRKGELFWAFTGVTINLAILGLFKYGSLLTHLFVDNLTSVNPGEGAIALLLHLPLPIGISFYTFQGISLVVDVFRNRDKDNSYVGDSLVRHLVNTSFFIALFPQIIAGPIVKANTFFPQIETKYFKYIKWDLVFRSLTIGYFLKMVVADNLKDYTYWIACPYCQGQATATNLVLLFGYSMQIFADFAGYSIIAIGLGAALGYRFPENFNFPYISRSIAEFWRRWHISLSSWLRDYLYFPLGGNRKGKVRTYINLMIVMTLGGLWHGAAWSYAVWGMFHGFGLALERFLGLASKNVEEQVKQLPLWQQFILDSIRVMAVFWFVSLGWLLFKLPEFGEALQFMGALFKNVGKPPDLRFVAPILIFSLPVVIYHIPHFPTFEHLSNRYLDPSKNKVAKGLQNIALAIMLFFILLNSGSSNEFIYFQF; this is encoded by the coding sequence ATGTTATTTAATAGCTTTGCTTTCTTAGTCTTCTTTTTAATCACGTTCTCGATTTACTACTTACCCGCCTGCAAGAATCTACAAATCCCCATTTTAATTGTAGCCAGTTTGATATTTTACAGTTGGGATAATCCCATGTTGGTTATCTTACTGATTATATCAATGTTACTGAATGGGTTTACAAGTTTTCGAGTTGCCCATGCGGCTGACCGGAAAGGTGAACTGTTTTGGGCATTTACAGGTGTTACGATTAACTTGGCCATATTGGGGTTATTTAAGTATGGGTCTTTATTAACCCATTTATTCGTTGATAACTTAACCAGCGTCAACCCCGGAGAAGGGGCTATTGCTTTACTGTTACATTTGCCGCTACCGATTGGGATTTCATTTTATACCTTTCAAGGAATTAGTTTAGTTGTCGATGTTTTTAGAAATAGAGATAAAGACAACTCTTATGTAGGAGACAGTTTAGTCCGTCATTTAGTTAATACTTCATTTTTTATCGCATTATTCCCACAAATTATTGCTGGTCCTATTGTCAAAGCCAATACGTTTTTTCCCCAGATAGAGACGAAGTATTTTAAGTATATTAAGTGGGATCTTGTTTTCCGTTCCTTGACCATTGGTTATTTCTTGAAAATGGTCGTAGCGGATAACTTAAAAGATTATACCTATTGGATCGCCTGTCCGTACTGCCAAGGACAAGCCACTGCAACCAATTTAGTCTTGCTCTTTGGCTACTCAATGCAAATCTTTGCCGACTTTGCTGGATACTCGATCATTGCCATCGGTTTGGGGGCAGCGTTAGGATACCGTTTTCCAGAGAATTTTAACTTTCCTTACATTTCGCGATCGATTGCTGAATTCTGGCGACGTTGGCATATTTCCTTGTCAAGTTGGTTACGCGATTATTTATATTTTCCTTTAGGCGGGAATCGGAAGGGAAAAGTTAGAACCTATATTAACTTGATGATTGTTATGACACTCGGAGGGCTGTGGCATGGCGCCGCTTGGAGTTATGCCGTTTGGGGGATGTTTCATGGGTTTGGCTTGGCACTAGAACGATTTTTGGGTTTAGCTAGCAAGAATGTAGAAGAACAAGTAAAGCAATTACCACTCTGGCAACAGTTTATCTTGGATTCCATTCGAGTGATGGCTGTATTTTGGTTTGTATCCCTAGGCTGGCTTTTGTTTAAACTGCCTGAGTTTGGAGAAGCGTTACAGTTTATGGGGGCGCTGTTCAAGAATGTAGGTAAACCTCCAGATTTAAGGTTTGTGGCTCCGATTTTAATTTTCTCGTTACCCGTGGTGATTTACCACATACCCCATTTTCCCACATTTGAACATTTAAGCAACCGTTATCTTGATCCCTCAAAAAATAAAGTCGCCAAAGGGCTTCAAAACATTGCTCTAGCGATAATGTTATTTTTTATCCTGTTAAACAGTGGCAGTTCTAATGAATTCATCTACTTCCAATTCTAG
- a CDS encoding pentapeptide repeat-containing protein: protein MKIPFILPFKTENVGRGGLSSIGVGKDTISVKPAPTFLKTLVLGISLLITQGFTHATHAANPEHLEQLKTTNTCPQCDLTDADLTNANLQQAELSGANLKGAILTGANLNQANLSQAELNGAKLAGATLARANLREAKLGLRELDADNPLPSQVEPDNLYNTLSWLGYFPAFIANWYAAVVTDLRDTNLQGADLYRANLDGALLSRANLQDAQLDYANLVRTYLREATLTNANLVSADLRNANLTDAQLEVADIRSADLRGAKLNNANLDTVNADSANLSGANLSQAYITNADFNGAILVRTTLREAVLNGSNFQIADLTQANLQGAQLKGIGFNRANLTKANLEGADLTNAKLAIADLTNAQLTGAILHSAYLHSATLANANLSGVDLQGAQLREANLSNVTLVGATLEDANLIRSTLTGANLTYTNLTRCDLRGANLTGADLSYANLTQANFSQAVLMDASFQGANLSDANFKSAIGFNRYAVPRQ from the coding sequence TAGGAAAAGACACGATAAGTGTCAAACCCGCCCCTACATTTCTGAAAACGCTTGTCTTGGGGATTTCTCTCCTGATCACTCAAGGGTTTACCCACGCCACCCATGCGGCGAACCCCGAACACTTAGAACAACTCAAAACAACCAATACTTGTCCTCAATGTGACTTAACCGATGCTGATTTAACCAATGCCAATCTTCAGCAGGCAGAGTTGAGCGGTGCTAACTTAAAAGGAGCAATCCTAACGGGGGCTAACTTAAACCAAGCCAATCTCAGCCAAGCCGAATTGAACGGTGCTAAACTGGCTGGGGCAACCTTGGCAAGGGCGAATTTGAGAGAAGCAAAACTGGGGTTAAGAGAACTCGATGCGGATAACCCCTTACCCTCTCAGGTTGAACCTGATAATCTCTACAATACCCTATCTTGGCTGGGCTATTTTCCCGCCTTTATTGCCAATTGGTATGCAGCCGTAGTCACCGATTTGCGCGATACTAACCTCCAGGGGGCTGACTTGTATCGGGCTAATTTGGATGGGGCGCTACTGAGTCGTGCTAATCTCCAAGATGCTCAACTTGACTACGCCAACTTAGTCCGCACTTACTTAAGAGAAGCCACACTCACCAACGCCAACTTAGTCAGTGCTGATTTACGCAATGCTAATTTAACCGACGCCCAACTGGAAGTCGCTGATATTCGTTCAGCGGATTTGCGCGGCGCTAAACTGAATAATGCCAACCTGGATACCGTGAATGCGGATAGCGCCAACTTAAGCGGTGCTAATTTAAGTCAAGCCTATATCACTAATGCGGACTTCAATGGCGCGATTTTGGTGAGGACAACACTGCGAGAGGCGGTGCTGAATGGGAGCAATTTTCAGATCGCGGATTTGACTCAGGCGAACTTACAAGGGGCGCAGTTAAAAGGGATAGGCTTCAATAGGGCTAATTTAACCAAGGCGAATCTGGAGGGGGCAGACTTGACTAATGCTAAACTCGCGATCGCAGACCTAACCAATGCCCAATTGACGGGGGCGATTCTCCACTCCGCTTACCTACACAGCGCGACACTGGCGAATGCCAATTTAAGTGGTGTGGATTTGCAGGGGGCGCAACTGCGAGAGGCGAATTTAAGTAATGTTACATTGGTGGGTGCAACCTTAGAAGATGCCAATCTGATTCGTTCCACCTTAACTGGAGCTAATTTAACCTATACCAATTTAACCCGATGCGATTTACGCGGGGCTAACTTAACCGGGGCAGATTTGAGTTACGCCAACTTGACGCAAGCTAATTTTTCCCAGGCGGTGTTGATGGATGCAAGCTTCCAGGGAGCGAACCTCAGCGACGCCAACTTCAAAAGCGCGATCGGATTTAACCGTTATGCTGTACCTAGACAGTAA